The following nucleotide sequence is from Labilithrix sp..
CACCACTGCGAGATCCTCCGCGCGCCGGACGGGCTCCACGTGCGCGACCTCGAGTCGACGAACGGCACGAAGATCGACGGCACGCGCGTGCGCGAGGCGACGCTCCAGCCGGGCAACGTCCTCAAGGTCGGCGAGGTCGAGATCCACTTCCGTCCCGCGGCGCAGAAGGTCGAGGTCCTCCCGAGCGACAAGACCAGCTTCGGCGGCGCGATCGGGCACAGCCTGCCGATGCGGACGATCTTCGGCGTGCTCGAGCGCATCGCGCCGACCGACGCGACCGTGCTCCTCGAGGGCGAGACCGGCACCGGCAAGGACGTCCTCGCGCGCGCGATCGCGAGCACGTCGGGGCGCGCGAACAAACCGTTCCTCGTCGTCGACTGCGGCGCGGTCACCTACTCCCTCATCGAGAGCGAGCTCTTCGGGCACGAGCGCGGCGCGTTCACCGGCGCGGTCTCCACCCGCCAAGGCGCGTTCGAGCTCGCCGACGGCGGCACCGTGTTCCTCGACGAGATCGGCGAGCTCCCGCTCGACGTGCAGCCGAAGCTCCTCCGCGTGCTCGAGACGCGCGAGTTCCGCCGCGTCGGCGGGAACAAGACGCTCGCGACCAACGTGCGCGTCATCGCGGCGACGAAGCGCGACCTCCAGCGCGAGGTCGGCGCCGGCAAGTTCCGGGAGGACCTCTACTTCCGCCTCGCGGTCGTGCCGGTCACGGTCCCTCCCCTCCGCGCGCGGCGCGA
It contains:
- a CDS encoding sigma 54-interacting transcriptional regulator, which encodes MTEEKEPVPAAKAPSPEVSTRAAASVVGAPAGVLAVVLSGSAKGTSKVVGGRFTIGKANDNDLVLGDDTVSRHHCEILRAPDGLHVRDLESTNGTKIDGTRVREATLQPGNVLKVGEVEIHFRPAAQKVEVLPSDKTSFGGAIGHSLPMRTIFGVLERIAPTDATVLLEGETGTGKDVLARAIASTSGRANKPFLVVDCGAVTYSLIESELFGHERGAFTGAVSTRQGAFELADGGTVFLDEIGELPLDVQPKLLRVLETREFRRVGGNKTLATNVRVIAATKRDLQREVGAGKFREDLYFRLAVVPVTVPPLRARREDIPNIVTHILKAAGGEGLTVPSDTMQSLVAHEWPGNVRELRNVLERSIYMAHAMGSTEIGVVTLPTAHGGAEAAFHFEPTQSYRETRAKYDAEFEKRYVKWLLSRHNGNISAAAREAKMDRKHLHDMAKKHGLRGNDAED